The Fictibacillus arsenicus genome contains a region encoding:
- the namA gene encoding NADPH dehydrogenase NamA: MFIIQPLLFEPYSIRGVTLKNRIVMSPMCMYSCYEQDGMVTPWHMTHYTSRAVGQTGLIMTEAAAVSPKGRISPEDLGIWDDSHIEGLSGLVKSIHENGSKAAIQIAHAGRKAMIDGPIIAPSAISFSDKMKTPEEMTLEQIEETVNQFRAAAKRAKTAGFDVIEIHGAHGYLINEFLSPLSNRRTDSYGGNQQKRYRFLQEIIAAIRLEWNGPLFVRISANDYHPEGNSPEDYVTYASWMKEDGIDLIDCSSGAVVPAKINVYPGYQVPFAEKIRNSADIATAAVGLITTGRQAEEILQNQRADLIFIGREFLRDPYWPRSAAEDLGINIQSPKQYERGW, encoded by the coding sequence ATGTTTATTATTCAACCGTTATTATTTGAACCATATTCGATCCGGGGTGTTACTTTAAAAAATCGTATCGTTATGTCACCTATGTGTATGTATTCATGCTACGAACAAGATGGAATGGTAACACCCTGGCATATGACTCATTACACGTCTAGAGCAGTTGGACAGACCGGTCTAATCATGACTGAAGCAGCAGCGGTAAGTCCTAAAGGGAGAATCAGTCCGGAAGACCTCGGTATCTGGGATGACAGTCATATTGAAGGGCTGTCTGGTCTTGTTAAGTCCATTCACGAAAATGGCTCTAAAGCTGCCATTCAAATTGCGCATGCTGGCCGTAAAGCAATGATTGACGGACCGATTATCGCCCCTTCAGCTATTTCGTTTTCGGATAAGATGAAAACTCCGGAAGAAATGACTTTGGAGCAAATCGAAGAAACTGTAAATCAATTTAGAGCTGCAGCAAAAAGAGCTAAGACTGCAGGATTTGATGTCATAGAGATCCACGGAGCTCACGGATATTTGATTAACGAATTCCTGTCTCCGCTATCTAATAGAAGAACAGATTCTTATGGCGGGAATCAGCAAAAAAGATACCGTTTCCTGCAGGAAATCATTGCTGCGATAAGACTTGAATGGAACGGACCGCTATTTGTAAGGATTTCAGCGAATGATTATCATCCTGAAGGAAACTCCCCAGAAGATTATGTAACCTATGCTTCATGGATGAAAGAGGATGGAATCGATTTGATCGACTGCAGCTCCGGCGCAGTTGTTCCAGCAAAGATTAATGTATACCCAGGCTATCAAGTACCTTTTGCAGAAAAGATCAGGAACTCTGCAGATATCGCTACAGCTGCTGTTGGATTAATTACAACAGGACGCCAAGCAGAAGAGATTCTGCAGAACCAGAGAGCAGACTTAATCTTTATCGGCCGTGAGTTTTTAAGAGATCCTTATTGGCCTCGATCTGCAGCCGAAGATCTAGGAATCAACATCCAGAGCCCTAAACAGTATGAGCGCGGCTGGTAA
- a CDS encoding phosphatase PAP2 family protein, with amino-acid sequence MTLNNSVKRTFILITVFMVLFMMFAYLYHKPFIEAVDVWSMKNVSDLHQSRLNSFFIFITDAASRPYQYGVLIFFSVIWLLAERKWREPLVLGICLIGVRYGNHWLKISFERIRPEFDRVIEITGYSFPSGHAMISLAFFGLLSYLLVQNYSFLQPYKKIIYIITSLFIFMVGFSRVYLGVHYPTDVFGGFLAGGTWLLVCVLLYKWLKMRWSS; translated from the coding sequence ATGACCCTAAATAACAGCGTGAAAAGAACATTCATTTTAATTACAGTTTTTATGGTTTTATTTATGATGTTCGCCTATCTGTATCACAAGCCCTTTATAGAAGCTGTGGATGTGTGGTCGATGAAGAATGTATCAGACTTGCATCAATCTCGATTAAATTCATTCTTTATATTTATTACTGATGCAGCTTCCCGGCCGTACCAATATGGAGTCTTGATTTTCTTTTCAGTGATTTGGCTATTGGCTGAAAGAAAATGGAGAGAGCCACTAGTGTTGGGGATATGTTTAATTGGGGTAAGATACGGAAACCATTGGTTAAAGATATCGTTTGAGAGGATCAGACCCGAATTTGACCGTGTGATCGAAATAACAGGCTACAGCTTCCCAAGCGGCCATGCGATGATCTCCCTCGCTTTTTTTGGATTGCTATCATACTTACTCGTTCAAAATTATTCATTTCTGCAACCCTATAAAAAAATAATTTATATCATTACGAGCTTATTTATTTTTATGGTGGGATTCAGCCGTGTATATTTAGGTGTCCACTATCCAACCGATGTGTTTGGAGGTTTTCTTGCAGGCGGGACGTGGCTGCTTGTATGTGTTTTGCTCTATAAATGGTTAAAGATGAGATGGAGCAGCTGA
- a CDS encoding DNA polymerase IV, with protein sequence MYQSPTPKRRIIFHVDMNSFYASVEIAENPDLRGKPLAVAGNVEERKGIIVTCSYEAREKGVKTTMPLWQARKLCPNLIVVPPDFETYKSYSSRMFQLLQEYTEWVEPVSIDEGYMDVTECKQPLETAEEIQNRLLNELNLPCSIGIGPNKFLAKMASDMKKPLGITVLRKRDLAQNLWPLKVGDLHGIGKKTEEKLNKYGIITVKDLAEAADYELKQRFGINGLKMKERANGIDSRPVDPSSASDYRSIGSSTTLSEDIISTGEAEPVFKRLAEKVMTRLKTKGYVALTIAITIRYSDRKTITRSKMLLNATQDQHEISKTALHLFKQHWNREPVRLLGITATEVVERENATYQLDLFSVEKNEKEALLHDVLSSIERKHGEGIIKRGKNK encoded by the coding sequence TTGTATCAATCCCCCACGCCAAAAAGAAGAATCATTTTTCATGTTGACATGAACAGCTTCTATGCATCCGTTGAAATAGCAGAAAATCCAGATCTGCGTGGAAAACCGCTTGCTGTGGCAGGTAATGTGGAGGAACGTAAAGGGATTATCGTAACCTGCAGCTATGAAGCAAGAGAAAAAGGAGTCAAGACGACGATGCCGCTTTGGCAGGCTAGAAAGCTATGTCCAAACTTGATTGTTGTTCCGCCTGACTTTGAAACTTATAAAAGTTATTCCTCGAGAATGTTCCAGCTTCTGCAAGAATATACAGAATGGGTTGAACCTGTTTCAATTGATGAAGGCTATATGGATGTGACTGAATGCAAACAGCCTTTGGAGACAGCTGAAGAAATTCAGAACAGGCTTTTGAATGAGTTGAATCTTCCTTGCTCGATTGGTATCGGACCTAATAAATTTCTTGCTAAGATGGCTTCCGATATGAAAAAGCCGCTAGGCATCACCGTTCTAAGAAAAAGAGATCTTGCTCAAAATCTATGGCCTTTAAAAGTAGGAGATCTGCATGGCATCGGAAAAAAAACAGAAGAAAAACTAAATAAGTACGGAATTATTACTGTTAAAGACTTAGCGGAAGCGGCAGATTATGAACTTAAACAGCGTTTTGGCATCAATGGTTTAAAAATGAAGGAAAGAGCCAACGGCATTGATTCGCGGCCCGTCGATCCAAGCTCTGCAAGTGATTATCGTTCAATCGGAAGTTCTACAACATTAAGTGAGGATATTATAAGCACAGGTGAAGCAGAACCGGTTTTTAAAAGACTCGCTGAAAAAGTAATGACACGTCTAAAGACAAAAGGATATGTGGCATTAACTATTGCCATCACTATTAGATACAGCGACAGGAAAACAATTACACGCAGCAAGATGCTTCTAAATGCAACTCAAGATCAACATGAAATTTCAAAAACAGCCTTGCATTTGTTTAAGCAGCACTGGAACAGAGAACCGGTAAGACTATTAGGAATAACCGCAACAGAGGTTGTGGAAAGAGAGAATGCTACTTATCAGCTCGATCTATTCTCTGTTGAAAAAAATGAAAAAGAAGCTTTATTGCATGACGTGCTTTCATCTATCGAAAGAAAACATGGTGAAGGAATAATCAAGAGGGGAAAAAATAAATAG
- a CDS encoding MarR family transcriptional regulator — translation MSQLSDMHMMVNYMRGVYKVLEEDWQKSAKAIGLTQAEQHILWIVSLEEDITISKIAYFGLWDVSTVMQVLKRLKDKGLVTLEKKNDDRRISYVYLTEKGIEKHKESTSFNCQIYGFLQKWLEDGDKREFYRDLIQLHKDLNKHFHGEEFVDWVEDTGKRLHEAR, via the coding sequence ATGAGTCAGTTATCGGACATGCATATGATGGTTAATTATATGCGTGGTGTGTATAAAGTCCTGGAAGAGGACTGGCAGAAATCCGCAAAAGCAATCGGATTAACACAAGCAGAACAGCATATTTTATGGATTGTTTCTCTTGAAGAGGATATTACAATCTCTAAGATCGCCTATTTCGGTTTATGGGATGTCTCCACTGTAATGCAGGTGCTTAAACGGTTAAAAGACAAAGGTCTCGTCACACTAGAGAAAAAGAATGATGACCGCCGTATCTCTTATGTTTATTTAACTGAAAAAGGTATTGAAAAACATAAGGAATCAACAAGCTTCAACTGCCAAATATATGGATTCCTGCAAAAGTGGCTCGAAGATGGAGATAAACGAGAATTTTATCGGGATCTTATTCAATTACATAAGGATTTAAATAAGCATTTTCATGGCGAAGAATTTGTTGATTGGGTTGAGGATACTGGAAAAAGACTGCATGAGGCAAGGTAG
- a CDS encoding M20/M25/M40 family metallo-hydrolase has translation MVNADRLLNEFLELVQIDSETRYEKEISIVLKKKFEELGVEVYEDNAESKTDHAAGNLICTLKGNKKEVDTIYFTSHMDTVTPGKGIKPSIKDGYVVTDGTTILGADDKAGLAAMFEAIKVLKEKNISHGDIQFIITVGEESGLVGAKAMDASKITAKYGFALDSDGPVGDIIVAAPTQAKVRATIYGKSAHAGVAPEKGVSAITIAAKAISRMPLGRIDEETTANIGHFHGGGHGEQTNIVCDTVFVLAEARSLIHEKMEAQTQKMKEAYESAAAELGGRADVKVEVMYPGFKFSDGDHVVEIAKKAAEKIGRPHRLLHSGGGSDANIIAGHGIPTVNLAVGYEEIHTTNERMPLEELTKTAEMVLAVIEVASGN, from the coding sequence ATGGTAAACGCTGATCGTTTATTAAACGAGTTTTTAGAGCTTGTTCAAATTGATTCTGAGACAAGATATGAAAAAGAAATTTCAATCGTACTTAAGAAGAAGTTTGAAGAGCTTGGAGTCGAAGTATATGAAGATAATGCTGAATCTAAAACAGATCATGCAGCAGGAAATTTAATCTGTACTTTAAAAGGCAACAAAAAGGAAGTAGATACAATTTATTTCACTTCTCATATGGACACGGTAACTCCAGGTAAAGGAATCAAGCCTTCTATTAAAGACGGCTATGTTGTAACAGACGGTACAACGATCCTTGGCGCAGATGATAAAGCGGGTCTTGCTGCTATGTTTGAAGCGATTAAAGTACTAAAAGAAAAAAATATTTCTCATGGCGATATTCAGTTCATCATCACAGTTGGTGAGGAATCCGGCCTAGTCGGAGCAAAAGCAATGGACGCTTCAAAAATCACAGCAAAATACGGGTTTGCATTAGACAGTGACGGACCTGTTGGAGATATTATTGTAGCAGCTCCTACACAGGCAAAAGTACGAGCAACGATCTACGGTAAATCTGCACATGCTGGTGTAGCGCCTGAAAAAGGTGTCTCAGCTATAACAATTGCGGCCAAAGCGATTTCACGCATGCCCCTTGGCAGAATTGATGAGGAAACAACAGCAAACATCGGACACTTCCATGGCGGAGGTCACGGTGAACAAACAAATATCGTTTGCGACACTGTATTTGTGTTAGCAGAAGCTCGCTCTTTAATTCATGAAAAGATGGAAGCCCAAACTCAAAAGATGAAAGAAGCCTATGAATCTGCTGCGGCTGAACTGGGCGGACGTGCGGACGTAAAGGTTGAAGTGATGTACCCTGGATTTAAGTTTAGTGATGGAGACCATGTTGTTGAAATTGCTAAAAAAGCAGCTGAAAAGATTGGTCGTCCACACAGGCTTCTTCATAGCGGAGGCGGAAGTGATGCTAACATAATCGCAGGTCACGGGATCCCAACTGTAAACCTTGCTGTTGGCTACGAGGAAATTCATACAACAAATGAAAGAATGCCTCTTGAAGAACTGACAAAAACTGCAGAAATGGTGCTGGCAGTAATTGAAGTTGCTTCTGGAAATTAA
- a CDS encoding acyl-CoA carboxylase subunit beta, which produces MDIYEKINELYEKKTEIELGGGDDRIDKQHERGKLTARERIDLLLDEDTFVELNPFMEHRTHDFGLSGMKAPGEGVVTGYGKIHGRPVYLFAQDFTVFGGALGEMHAKKIAAVMDLAAKNGTPFIGLNDSGGARIQEGVMSLDGYGHIFYRNSIYSGVIPQISVIMGPCAGGAVYSPAITDFVFMVEKTSQMFITGPKVIETVTGEKISSEDLGGAEVHGSKSGNAHFTAPSEAEVLEDVRRLISYLPQNNNEKTPVLPWGDEKDYRPELTEIIPFDSTRPYDVRTVINEVVDKDSFMEVHAQFARNIVVGFARIKGEVIGLVCNQPKVMAGGLDIDSSDKASRFIRLCDSFNIPIITFEDVTGFFPGVKQEHGGIIRHGAKILYAYSEATVPKITIILRKAYGGAYVALNSKSIGADIVFAWPNAEIAVMGPQGAANIIFAKEIENSEDPEKTRAAKIEEYRTKFANPYIAAANGMVDDVIDPRETRIKCIQALDMLRNKKEDRPYKKHGNIPL; this is translated from the coding sequence ATGGACATCTATGAAAAGATAAATGAACTTTACGAAAAGAAGACTGAGATTGAACTAGGCGGGGGAGATGACCGCATTGATAAGCAGCATGAGCGGGGAAAACTGACAGCACGTGAACGGATCGATCTTTTATTGGATGAAGATACCTTTGTTGAACTCAACCCTTTTATGGAACACCGCACTCATGACTTCGGGCTTTCCGGTATGAAAGCACCAGGCGAAGGGGTTGTAACAGGTTATGGAAAAATACATGGCCGTCCTGTTTACTTATTCGCACAGGATTTTACCGTGTTTGGCGGTGCGCTAGGTGAGATGCATGCCAAAAAAATAGCCGCCGTAATGGACCTTGCAGCTAAGAACGGTACTCCTTTTATCGGTCTAAATGATTCTGGCGGTGCACGAATACAGGAAGGTGTTATGTCACTTGATGGCTATGGGCATATCTTTTATAGAAACAGCATCTACTCAGGAGTAATTCCGCAGATTTCCGTTATTATGGGACCTTGTGCAGGGGGCGCAGTATATTCACCTGCGATTACCGATTTTGTTTTCATGGTTGAAAAGACAAGTCAGATGTTTATCACCGGCCCAAAGGTAATTGAAACGGTAACAGGAGAGAAAATCTCTTCTGAGGATTTGGGCGGTGCTGAAGTCCATGGATCTAAAAGCGGTAACGCGCACTTTACAGCACCATCTGAAGCTGAAGTACTAGAAGATGTTAGAAGATTAATTTCATATCTTCCGCAGAATAATAATGAGAAGACGCCTGTATTGCCTTGGGGCGATGAAAAAGATTACCGTCCGGAACTTACTGAAATCATTCCATTTGATTCAACAAGACCTTATGATGTCAGAACGGTCATAAATGAAGTTGTAGATAAAGATTCGTTTATGGAAGTCCACGCTCAATTCGCAAGAAATATAGTTGTAGGTTTTGCAAGAATCAAGGGTGAAGTGATAGGATTAGTATGTAATCAGCCAAAAGTCATGGCTGGAGGACTTGATATTGATTCATCTGATAAAGCATCCCGTTTTATACGGTTATGTGATTCATTTAACATTCCGATCATCACATTTGAAGATGTGACCGGATTTTTCCCTGGAGTTAAACAAGAACATGGTGGAATAATACGGCACGGTGCAAAAATTTTATACGCGTATTCGGAAGCTACTGTACCTAAGATCACAATTATTCTTCGTAAAGCATATGGCGGAGCATATGTTGCGCTCAATAGTAAATCTATCGGTGCAGATATAGTCTTCGCTTGGCCTAACGCTGAGATTGCAGTAATGGGACCTCAGGGAGCTGCTAATATTATCTTCGCTAAAGAAATAGAAAACAGTGAAGACCCTGAGAAAACGAGAGCAGCAAAAATTGAAGAGTATCGCACGAAGTTTGCTAACCCTTATATTGCAGCTGCAAATGGGATGGTTGATGATGTAATTGATCCAAGAGAAACAAGAATCAAGTGTATTCAGGCGTTGGACATGCTGCGCAACAAGAAAGAAGACAGACCATACAAAAAGCATGGAAATATACCACTATAA
- the mce gene encoding methylmalonyl-CoA epimerase translates to MKKTIRVLIAKPGLDGHDRGALVISQALRDYGMEVIYTGLRQTPEQIASAAIQEDVDAIGLSCLSGAHNELFPEVMRLLQERGADDIIVVGGGVIPWEDIPFLESKGIKKVFTPGTPTIETAEFIEKTVFERDGISSSKVSATPPERIDHIGIAVSSLDETLPFYVNQLGLTLEAIEEVPSQRVKVAFIKIGETRLELLEAMSDDSPIAQFIEKRGQGVHHVALGVSNIQSRIEELKSNGIKMINEAPVIGAGGAQVAFMHPSSSHKVLFELCEKSKKEEA, encoded by the coding sequence ATGAAAAAAACAATCCGTGTATTAATTGCGAAACCAGGACTGGATGGTCATGACCGAGGTGCCCTCGTAATATCTCAGGCACTTAGAGATTACGGAATGGAAGTTATCTATACAGGCTTAAGACAAACACCAGAACAGATTGCATCTGCTGCTATACAAGAAGATGTGGATGCGATTGGGTTGTCTTGTCTTTCTGGTGCACATAACGAACTCTTTCCAGAAGTGATGCGTCTTCTTCAAGAGAGAGGAGCAGATGATATCATTGTCGTGGGCGGAGGTGTCATTCCATGGGAAGACATTCCTTTCTTAGAGTCAAAGGGAATTAAAAAAGTATTTACCCCTGGAACACCGACTATAGAAACGGCTGAATTTATTGAGAAAACGGTTTTTGAACGCGATGGGATATCTTCTTCTAAAGTTTCCGCAACACCGCCTGAAAGAATCGATCATATAGGCATTGCTGTATCTTCACTAGACGAAACACTGCCTTTTTATGTGAACCAATTAGGACTTACTCTTGAAGCGATCGAAGAGGTTCCTTCACAAAGAGTAAAGGTGGCTTTTATTAAAATTGGGGAAACACGGCTTGAATTATTAGAAGCAATGTCTGATGACAGCCCGATCGCTCAATTTATTGAGAAGCGTGGTCAGGGAGTACACCATGTCGCTTTAGGAGTTTCAAATATTCAAAGCCGTATAGAGGAATTGAAATCTAATGGCATCAAAATGATTAATGAAGCTCCTGTTATTGGTGCAGGAGGGGCTCAAGTTGCATTTATGCATCCTTCTTCTTCCCATAAAGTGTTGTTCGAACTTTGTGAAAAGAGTAAAAAGGAGGAAGCTTAA
- a CDS encoding acyl-CoA mutase large subunit family protein: MDKQQRLKNWQEKTEQSMNRFPERKERFHTSSDIEIKRLYGAEEENYPFDTLGLPGEYPYTRGSQSTMYRARFWTMRQYAGFGSAEETNKRFRYLLEQGQTGLSVAFDLPTQIGYDSDHPMARGEVGKVGVAIDSLEDMEALLKDIPLDKVSTSMTINAPASVLLAMYIAVAQKQGVEADKLSGTIQNDILKEYIARGTYIFPPKPSMRLITDIFAYCQSHVPKWNTISISGYHIREAGANAAQELAFTIANGLAYVDAALEAGLKIDDFAPRLAFFFNAHNQFFEEAAKFRAARRMWAKLMKERYGAKNPKSWQLRFHTQTGGSTLTAQQPDNNIVRVTTQALSAVLGGTQSLHTNSRDEALALPTEESARIALRTQQILAHETGVADTVDPLAGSYYVESLTDELESKANEYLNKIEQMGGAVSAVEQGYMQREIHHTSYETQKKIENGQEIIVGMNKFTIDNEPQPELLRVDPELGEKQKEKLKTLKSDRDKDRVSAQLEKLRSAAKGQENLMPVILECVKSYCTVGEICGVLREEFGEYTGV; the protein is encoded by the coding sequence ATGGATAAACAACAGCGTTTAAAGAACTGGCAAGAAAAAACGGAGCAGTCAATGAATAGATTTCCCGAACGAAAAGAACGATTTCATACATCATCTGATATTGAAATTAAACGCCTTTATGGTGCTGAGGAAGAAAACTATCCTTTTGATACTTTAGGGCTCCCTGGAGAATATCCATATACACGCGGCTCACAATCTACAATGTATCGAGCTCGTTTTTGGACAATGAGACAATATGCAGGATTCGGTTCTGCAGAAGAGACGAATAAACGATTTCGCTATTTGTTAGAGCAAGGTCAGACAGGTCTTTCTGTTGCTTTTGATCTGCCTACCCAGATCGGCTATGACTCAGATCATCCGATGGCACGCGGTGAAGTTGGTAAAGTAGGTGTGGCTATCGACTCATTAGAGGATATGGAAGCTCTATTAAAAGATATACCGCTTGATAAAGTCAGTACTTCCATGACGATCAACGCGCCTGCCTCAGTACTGCTCGCCATGTATATAGCAGTCGCCCAAAAGCAAGGAGTAGAAGCAGATAAGCTATCTGGAACCATTCAAAATGACATTTTAAAAGAGTATATTGCCCGCGGGACTTACATATTTCCGCCAAAGCCGTCAATGCGCTTAATTACTGATATTTTTGCCTATTGTCAATCACATGTACCAAAATGGAACACGATCAGCATATCTGGCTATCATATACGAGAAGCAGGAGCCAATGCGGCTCAGGAGCTGGCGTTTACGATCGCTAATGGTCTTGCATATGTCGATGCAGCACTGGAAGCTGGTCTAAAGATCGATGACTTTGCACCGCGTTTAGCATTCTTCTTTAACGCTCATAATCAATTTTTTGAAGAGGCTGCAAAATTCAGAGCAGCACGAAGAATGTGGGCAAAATTAATGAAAGAACGTTATGGAGCAAAAAATCCGAAATCATGGCAGCTTCGGTTTCATACACAAACAGGCGGCTCCACTCTAACAGCTCAGCAGCCCGATAATAATATTGTCAGAGTTACGACACAGGCATTGTCTGCCGTACTTGGTGGAACGCAAAGTCTGCATACCAATTCAAGAGATGAGGCGCTTGCCCTTCCAACAGAAGAATCAGCAAGAATAGCTCTTCGGACACAGCAGATTCTAGCACATGAAACAGGTGTGGCAGATACGGTAGATCCTCTTGCTGGTTCGTATTATGTGGAAAGCCTTACAGATGAACTGGAAAGCAAAGCAAACGAGTATCTGAATAAGATTGAGCAGATGGGCGGAGCAGTTTCAGCTGTTGAACAAGGATATATGCAGCGTGAGATTCACCACACTTCCTATGAAACCCAGAAGAAAATTGAAAATGGCCAGGAAATTATTGTTGGCATGAACAAATTCACGATTGATAATGAGCCTCAGCCAGAGCTTTTAAGGGTTGATCCTGAATTAGGTGAAAAACAGAAAGAAAAACTTAAAACATTAAAGTCTGATAGAGACAAGGACCGAGTGAGCGCTCAGTTGGAAAAGCTGCGATCGGCCGCAAAAGGTCAAGAGAATTTAATGCCTGTCATTTTAGAGTGTGTAAAATCCTATTGTACAGTGGGAGAAATATGCGGTGTGCTTCGTGAGGAATTTGGAGAATATACCGGAGTCTAA
- the prli42 gene encoding stressosome-associated protein Prli42 translates to MSQKMMKTIVYVMIISLVLSSLLTGVALFL, encoded by the coding sequence GTGTCTCAAAAAATGATGAAAACGATAGTATATGTTATGATTATTTCTCTTGTATTAAGCAGTCTGCTTACTGGAGTAGCATTGTTCTTATAA
- a CDS encoding L,D-transpeptidase has translation MINFKIAFLLFLSPMWPLGNAEDLGDPYVIVNKASNRLAFIEEGKVTEVYKVATGKSSELTPEGQFTITVKAVDPYYRKKDIPGGDKSNPLGTRWIGFDANNTDGRTFGIHGNNNPSSIGRFVTAGCIRMYEKDVQKIYSKIKIGTKIKVISIEKSFQEYMKERSE, from the coding sequence ATGATAAACTTCAAAATTGCTTTTCTTTTGTTTTTATCACCTATGTGGCCATTAGGAAATGCCGAAGACCTTGGTGACCCATATGTTATTGTTAACAAAGCCAGTAACAGATTGGCTTTTATAGAAGAAGGAAAAGTTACAGAAGTCTATAAAGTGGCGACGGGTAAGTCGAGTGAATTGACACCAGAGGGGCAATTTACGATCACAGTAAAGGCTGTAGATCCTTATTATCGCAAAAAAGATATTCCTGGAGGAGACAAATCCAATCCGCTCGGAACTCGTTGGATTGGATTTGATGCAAATAACACAGACGGACGTACATTTGGGATTCACGGAAACAATAACCCTTCATCCATCGGAAGGTTTGTAACGGCCGGCTGTATCAGGATGTATGAAAAAGACGTACAAAAAATTTACAGCAAAATTAAAATAGGAACAAAGATTAAAGTCATTTCAATCGAAAAGAGCTTTCAAGAATATATGAAAGAACGCTCGGAATAA
- a CDS encoding aromatic acid exporter family protein — protein sequence MKFTIGYRTLKTAIGAGLAIAIAEWLKLDFYTSAGILTILCIKITKKRSVISSWERFAACLLGILFAAGFFTLIGYHFYALTLLLILFIPTIVALNLKEGIITSSVIILHLYTLQKISWSIVLNEVSIIVIGIGMGLIMNLYMPSMEKTLLNMQKELENRYKKIFHEFHLYLAHNNHEWDGKEITECADLISNAKSLAFRDVENHFLRYENQYYHYFKMREKQFEIIQRMLPILSSIDKSYIQGEKLGEFFERLGAAVHPGNTAALFLDELEKMRQEFREMHLPKDRQEFETRSKLYQLLQDIEDYLLIKKRFKINGGTNS from the coding sequence ATGAAATTTACGATTGGATACCGGACTTTAAAAACTGCAATTGGTGCAGGTCTTGCAATTGCTATTGCAGAATGGCTAAAGCTCGACTTTTACACTTCAGCCGGTATATTAACGATTCTTTGTATTAAAATTACAAAAAAACGCTCCGTGATCAGTTCATGGGAACGGTTTGCGGCATGTCTTTTAGGTATCTTGTTTGCTGCTGGCTTTTTTACTCTGATAGGCTATCATTTTTATGCTTTAACTTTACTGCTGATCTTATTTATACCAACAATCGTAGCTTTAAACCTGAAAGAAGGTATAATCACTTCTTCAGTCATCATTTTGCATCTGTATACTCTGCAGAAAATCTCCTGGTCTATTGTTCTAAACGAAGTAAGTATTATAGTCATTGGAATTGGAATGGGTCTCATTATGAATTTATACATGCCTTCAATGGAGAAGACACTTTTAAACATGCAGAAAGAGTTGGAGAACAGATATAAGAAAATTTTTCATGAATTTCATCTTTATCTCGCTCATAACAACCATGAATGGGACGGGAAAGAAATTACAGAATGTGCAGATTTAATCTCCAATGCGAAAAGTCTTGCGTTTCGTGATGTTGAGAACCATTTTTTACGTTATGAAAATCAGTATTACCACTATTTTAAAATGAGAGAGAAACAATTTGAGATCATTCAGCGAATGCTTCCTATCCTTTCTTCAATTGATAAATCGTATATCCAAGGAGAAAAATTAGGAGAGTTCTTCGAGCGTCTTGGCGCAGCGGTCCATCCAGGCAATACGGCAGCATTATTTTTAGATGAACTTGAAAAAATGCGGCAGGAATTTCGGGAGATGCATCTGCCAAAAGACAGACAGGAATTTGAAACACGTTCTAAATTGTATCAATTGCTTCAAGATATTGAAGATTATTTGCTCATCAAAAAAAGGTTCAAAATAAATGGCGGTACAAATTCATGA